The Desulfosporosinus acidiphilus SJ4 genome has a window encoding:
- a CDS encoding TIM44-like domain-containing protein, producing MNSWIKRIAIILTTLVLLGSQVSMVLARGGGGLGGSLGDSLGGSFSGGSFSGGGYLGGGGLGGFFPIPFFFGGYGGSGGVFFLVILYIAWRFYNASQNSGRWGRNDRFPSMTSSRSVNNDGYTRETPVDLNGRSFSNSENLQRFGKAINYTRENMRYLAETFPRWDRDFLIGRVRQVFFWLQDGWSRQDLSPAEEYLVTTLNNKYQTDLKAMKARGERNINKEPILNTWDIEFIYSHLDEESQYFIAMVSASLIDYTVDNSGKLISGNDNHRLYFTEFWKFVWQDEKWLLASIYQEDALEIVKIARGIED from the coding sequence ATGAATTCTTGGATAAAACGCATAGCGATCATTCTAACGACTCTCGTTCTCTTGGGAAGTCAAGTTTCAATGGTCTTAGCCCGTGGCGGCGGAGGTCTGGGCGGAAGCTTGGGTGATAGCTTGGGAGGAAGTTTTAGCGGGGGGTCTTTTTCTGGAGGCGGCTATTTGGGAGGTGGAGGACTCGGCGGGTTCTTTCCGATTCCTTTCTTCTTCGGGGGGTATGGGGGATCGGGGGGAGTATTTTTCCTCGTTATTCTGTATATTGCGTGGCGATTCTACAATGCAAGCCAAAATAGTGGAAGGTGGGGCCGTAATGATCGTTTCCCTTCGATGACGAGTTCCAGATCTGTAAATAATGATGGCTATACAAGGGAGACACCGGTAGATTTAAATGGCCGGTCGTTTTCAAATTCGGAAAATCTTCAACGCTTTGGTAAAGCGATAAACTATACACGCGAGAACATGCGTTATTTGGCAGAAACCTTCCCTCGTTGGGATCGGGATTTTCTTATCGGAAGGGTTCGCCAGGTTTTCTTTTGGCTGCAAGATGGCTGGAGCCGACAGGATCTTTCGCCAGCGGAAGAGTATCTAGTAACTACGTTGAACAATAAATACCAAACAGATCTTAAAGCCATGAAAGCTCGTGGAGAGCGGAATATAAACAAGGAACCTATTTTGAACACCTGGGATATTGAGTTTATCTATAGTCATCTAGATGAGGAATCACAATATTTTATTGCCATGGTTTCCGCGAGTTTAATCGATTATACAGTAGATAACTCAGGAAAACTGATATCCGGAAACGATAATCATAGACTTTATTTTACGGAATTCTGGAAGTTTGTATGGCAGGATGAGAAGTGGTTATTGGCAAGTATTTATCAGGAAGACGCATTGGAAATAGTTAAAATTGCTCGCGGAATAGAAGATTAG